In one Molothrus ater isolate BHLD 08-10-18 breed brown headed cowbird chromosome 6, BPBGC_Mater_1.1, whole genome shotgun sequence genomic region, the following are encoded:
- the SYT13 gene encoding synaptotagmin-13 isoform X2 produces the protein MVLSAPVIALGATLGTATSILALCGLTCFCKCKQPGKGLSEKDQEDETENTKPSVLQPVQQFNIKKTAEPVQPRALLKFPNIYGPKPEVTSPEIVNYTQYSLKTTEEPAPGKHTALDENRMKIQVNEELFVLPQNGVVKDVCVTEPLRPERAGGGQQAPELHYSLLYEPQRAQLRVALLQAMHDGMSGDQDTGCHCYILGTLESKSGIAEAQTELKKKVLHTLWEEVLQFSLTEEEMPGGTLTLTLRNCDKFSRHSIVGELKLNLAEMEESFGKAQWERLKSPEKEPSTGHGEVLLSISYLPAANRLLVVIIKAKNLHSKQLKDLLGSDVSVKVTLRHQSLKLKKKQTKRAKHKINPVWNEMIMFEVPHELLRASSVELEMLSQDGAGQSHVLGKCSLGLHVTGTERSHWEEMLRNPRKQIAMWHQLHM, from the exons ATGGTTTTGTCTGCTCCAGTTATAGCCCTGGGGGCTACCTTAGGGACTGCAACTAGCATCCTTGCCCTCTGCGGCCTCACCTGCTTCTGCAAATGCAAGCAACCTGGGAAAGGACTCTCAGAAAAGGACCAAGAGGATGAGACGGAAAATACTAAGCCCAGTGTGCTTCAGCCAGTCCAGCAA ttcaaCATTAAGAAAACTGCAGAGCCAGTCCAGCCTCGAGCACTTCTGAAGTTTCCCAACATTTATGGCCCCAAACCAGAAGTAACTTCACCTGAAATTGTTAACTACACGCAGTACTCTCTGAAGACAACAGAAGAACCAGCTCCTGGGAAACATACTGCTTTGGATGAGAATAGGATGAAGATACAAGTCAATGAAGAGCTGTTTGTTCTCCCTCAAAACG GTGTGGTGAAGGATGTGTGTGTCACGGAGCCCCTGAGGCCCGAGCGGGCAGGTGGCGGGCAGCAGGCCCCTGAGCTGCACTACTCCCTGCTCTACGAGCCGCAGCGCGCACAGCTGCGCGTGGCCCTCCTCCAAG CTATGCATGACGGAATGAGCGGGGACCAAGACACTGGCTGCCATTGCTACATACTGGGCACCCTGGAGAGCAAGTCTGGCATTGCTGAGGCCCAGACAGAGCTGAAGAAGAAGGTACTTCACACCCTTTGGGAGGAGGTGCTGCAATTCTCATTAACAGAGGAGGAGATGCCAGGAGGAACACTGACTCTCACCCTGAGGAACTGTGACAAGTTCTCCAGGCACAGCATTGTGGGGGAACTGAAACTGAACCTTGCTGAAATGGAGGAATCCTTTGGGAAGGCCCAGTGGGAAAGGCTAAAGAGCCCAGAGAAG GAGCCATCCACGGGCCATGGGGAAGTTCTGCTCTCTATTAGCTACTTGCCAGCAGCTAATCGCCTGCTGGTGGTGATTATTAAGGCTAAAAACCTCCATTCCAAGCAGCTGAAAGATCTCCTCGGAAGTG ACGTTTCTGTCAAGGTGACACTGAGGCATCAGTCACTGAAGTTGAAGAAGAAGCAGACCAAACGTGCAAAACACAAGATCAACCCTGTGTGGAACGAGATGATCATGTTTGAGGTGCCTCATGAGCTCTTGCGTGCCTCCAGCGTGGAGCTGGAAATGCtgagccaggatggagctggcCAGAGCCATGTGCTTGGCAAGTGCAGTCTGGGCTTACACGtcacaggcacagagagaaGCCACTGGGAAGAAATGCTGAGGAACCCCAGGAAACAGATAGCCATGTGGCACCAGCTCCACATGTAG
- the SYT13 gene encoding synaptotagmin-13 isoform X1, protein MVLSAPVIALGATLGTATSILALCGLTCFCKCKQPGKGLSEKDQEDETENTKPSVLQPVQQFNIKKTAEPVQPRALLKFPNIYGPKPEVTSPEIVNYTQYSLKTTEEPAPGKHTALDENRMKIQVNEELFVLPQNVPGVVKDVCVTEPLRPERAGGGQQAPELHYSLLYEPQRAQLRVALLQAMHDGMSGDQDTGCHCYILGTLESKSGIAEAQTELKKKVLHTLWEEVLQFSLTEEEMPGGTLTLTLRNCDKFSRHSIVGELKLNLAEMEESFGKAQWERLKSPEKEPSTGHGEVLLSISYLPAANRLLVVIIKAKNLHSKQLKDLLGSDVSVKVTLRHQSLKLKKKQTKRAKHKINPVWNEMIMFEVPHELLRASSVELEMLSQDGAGQSHVLGKCSLGLHVTGTERSHWEEMLRNPRKQIAMWHQLHM, encoded by the exons ATGGTTTTGTCTGCTCCAGTTATAGCCCTGGGGGCTACCTTAGGGACTGCAACTAGCATCCTTGCCCTCTGCGGCCTCACCTGCTTCTGCAAATGCAAGCAACCTGGGAAAGGACTCTCAGAAAAGGACCAAGAGGATGAGACGGAAAATACTAAGCCCAGTGTGCTTCAGCCAGTCCAGCAA ttcaaCATTAAGAAAACTGCAGAGCCAGTCCAGCCTCGAGCACTTCTGAAGTTTCCCAACATTTATGGCCCCAAACCAGAAGTAACTTCACCTGAAATTGTTAACTACACGCAGTACTCTCTGAAGACAACAGAAGAACCAGCTCCTGGGAAACATACTGCTTTGGATGAGAATAGGATGAAGATACAAGTCAATGAAGAGCTGTTTGTTCTCCCTCAAAACG TTCCAGGTGTGGTGAAGGATGTGTGTGTCACGGAGCCCCTGAGGCCCGAGCGGGCAGGTGGCGGGCAGCAGGCCCCTGAGCTGCACTACTCCCTGCTCTACGAGCCGCAGCGCGCACAGCTGCGCGTGGCCCTCCTCCAAG CTATGCATGACGGAATGAGCGGGGACCAAGACACTGGCTGCCATTGCTACATACTGGGCACCCTGGAGAGCAAGTCTGGCATTGCTGAGGCCCAGACAGAGCTGAAGAAGAAGGTACTTCACACCCTTTGGGAGGAGGTGCTGCAATTCTCATTAACAGAGGAGGAGATGCCAGGAGGAACACTGACTCTCACCCTGAGGAACTGTGACAAGTTCTCCAGGCACAGCATTGTGGGGGAACTGAAACTGAACCTTGCTGAAATGGAGGAATCCTTTGGGAAGGCCCAGTGGGAAAGGCTAAAGAGCCCAGAGAAG GAGCCATCCACGGGCCATGGGGAAGTTCTGCTCTCTATTAGCTACTTGCCAGCAGCTAATCGCCTGCTGGTGGTGATTATTAAGGCTAAAAACCTCCATTCCAAGCAGCTGAAAGATCTCCTCGGAAGTG ACGTTTCTGTCAAGGTGACACTGAGGCATCAGTCACTGAAGTTGAAGAAGAAGCAGACCAAACGTGCAAAACACAAGATCAACCCTGTGTGGAACGAGATGATCATGTTTGAGGTGCCTCATGAGCTCTTGCGTGCCTCCAGCGTGGAGCTGGAAATGCtgagccaggatggagctggcCAGAGCCATGTGCTTGGCAAGTGCAGTCTGGGCTTACACGtcacaggcacagagagaaGCCACTGGGAAGAAATGCTGAGGAACCCCAGGAAACAGATAGCCATGTGGCACCAGCTCCACATGTAG